The window CATTTACCGGTAGATATAATACTTGGTACAGACATTGTTTTGGCGAATTTCGCACCCGAAGTATGGAACAAAATGAGGAATGAAAATGAGTATCATTCCATTTTCAAACTATACCAAGAAAGCTTTTGGCGTCCATATATTCATACGTTTGCGTCAAATTGGATGTTCGATCCTAGTGATCTTTCCTGGAATGGCAAACATGATATTTGTCCAAACCTTTCTGGCAGATGAAAAGAGAATTCTTTTCATATCTCAAGTCATATTCCGTCGATCCGAAAAAGGTTGACAGGATAATCGTCTCGAATTTCCTTTATTCAAATAATGTCGAAAGGTGTAATAATAAACTCATCGATAAACTCAGAATAAAGAAAGATGATTTGGATTATGAGGAATTTGAAAAGATTACCAAATCGCATTCTATAGTCAGCATCGAAGACTTAATTGAAGCTTTTGAATTTGTTGTTTCGCCAGAAGAAAAGATCGTTACAGGTGCTGTTTATACTCCGAGCTATATCAGAGAATATATTGTTAATCAAACAATTCACGGAGATAGTGTAATCGCCTCCTCATTTCGAGTGTGTGATCCTGCATGTGGATGTTCCGGGTTTCTATATACTGTTGCCAAACGAATTAAGCAGATCAGTGGGAGAAGTTATTATTCAATTTTTAAAGAAAATCTATTTGGCTTAGATATAAAGAACTTCTCAGTTCAACGATCCGAACTCCTACTCACGCTAGCTGCCATTATTGATGGCGAAGATGAAGAATCCTTCGCTTTTAACATTCATCTCGGAAACGCACTGAGTTTCAAATGGAATAATCACATTGATGAATTCACCGGATTCGATTCCATAGTTGGAAATCCACCATATGTTTGCTCCAGGAATATTGATGAAGAATCAAAAGATTTAGTTCTCAATTGGTCAGTAAGTAAATCTGGACATCCTGATTTGTATATACCATTTTTTGAACTTGGAATCGCTATTTTGAAACCTAGCGCTACACTTGGGTATATTACTATGAACACCTTTTTCAAAAGTGTAAATGGTCGTGCATTAAGGGAGTACTTTCAGAATCAAAAACTAAATATGGACATATTGGATTTTGGATCATTTCAAGTCTTTGAATCAAAATCAACATACACTTGCATATGTCTCATCAATAATTCTCATTCTGACGTCTTAAACTATGTGAAGCTATCAAACATTGATCATTTACTATCTGATGGAATGTTCTTTGATTCAATAAATTACGAGAGTCTTGATACTGAAAAAGGCTGGAATTTACAGGAGAGAGATATTTTGAATAAAATAGAATCCGTAGGGACTCCTCTAGGTAAGAAATTTACTTCCAGAAATGGAATTGCGACACTCAAAAATGATGTCTACATCTTCGAACCAGTTGAGGAGAACGGCCATTTATTTAATATGCAAAATGGCAAACATTATCCAATTGAGCGAGAAGCTTGTGTTGATGTAATTAATCCAAACAAGCTTACCAAGCTAGATTCAATAGATAGCCTTCGAAAGAAAATAATTTTCCCATACGAATTTGAAAAAGGGCAACCAACTATCATCCCTGAGGAAAAATTTAGAACGAAATTTCCAAATACTTATAACTATTTACTTTCAAAAAAAGAGCTACTTGCAAAACGAGACAAGGGAAAAGGTCGAGATTATGAATTCTGGTATGCATATGGAAGAAATCAATCTTTAGAAAGATACCCGTTCAAACTTTTCTTTCCTCATATTTCACCTTCAATACCGAACTATGTAATAAACGACGAGTCATCCTTACTTTTCGTCAATGGACTAGCCATAGTTGGAGAAAATAAACGCGAATTAGAATACTTAAGCAAAATCATGTCTTCTCGACTGTTTTGGTTTTACATAGTAAATTCCAGTAAACCATATGGTTCGGGCTATTACTCACTAAGTAGTAA of the Cytophagales bacterium genome contains:
- a CDS encoding N-6 DNA methylase, with protein sequence MKREFFSYLKSYSVDPKKVDRIIVSNFLYSNNVERCNNKLIDKLRIKKDDLDYEEFEKITKSHSIVSIEDLIEAFEFVVSPEEKIVTGAVYTPSYIREYIVNQTIHGDSVIASSFRVCDPACGCSGFLYTVAKRIKQISGRSYYSIFKENLFGLDIKNFSVQRSELLLTLAAIIDGEDEESFAFNIHLGNALSFKWNNHIDEFTGFDSIVGNPPYVCSRNIDEESKDLVLNWSVSKSGHPDLYIPFFELGIAILKPSATLGYITMNTFFKSVNGRALREYFQNQKLNMDILDFGSFQVFESKSTYTCICLINNSHSDVLNYVKLSNIDHLLSDGMFFDSINYESLDTEKGWNLQERDILNKIESVGTPLGKKFTSRNGIATLKNDVYIFEPVEENGHLFNMQNGKHYPIEREACVDVINPNKLTKLDSIDSLRKKIIFPYEFEKGQPTIIPEEKFRTKFPNTYNYLLSKKELLAKRDKGKGRDYEFWYAYGRNQSLERYPFKLFFPHISPSIPNYVINDESSLLFVNGLAIVGENKRELEYLSKIMSSRLFWFYIVNSSKPYGSGYYSLSSNYIKNFGIFDFSDEQIEQLIELRGKKEIDDYLEQLYGVTLNLPERNLKSQSITISDLNDSTQIRPVKECI